Within the Maribacter sp. BPC-D8 genome, the region CTAAATTAATTAAGAAAATGGCAGATGATGAGGTGAAATTCAAATTGGCTGTTTCGTTACATTCCGCCATAGATGAAATCAGAACTTCAATTATGCCGTTTAATGCCAAGTTTACCTTAAGTGATTTAAGAGAATCGTTAGTGTATTGGTACGAGAAAACAAGAAGTAGAATTACCTACGAATATGTAGTTTGGGACGGAATCAACGACGCTCAAAAAGATGTAGATGCTTTGGTAGAATTCTGTCGTTTTGCACCCTCTAAAGTAAACTTAATAGAATATAACCCTATTGATGATGGCGAGTTCAAACAAGCGTCTAACGCAGCCATAGATCGCTATGTTAATACATTAGAGAAGAATAATATAGTAGTAACCGTTCGTCGTTCTAGAGGAAAGGATATTGATGCCGCATGTGGGCAGTTGGCGAATAAATCTTAAGGGAAGTATCAAGTACAAAGTATTAAGTACGAAGTCTAAAGTTTGAATATAGAAAATAGAGTTTAGAGAATAGACTCTTTTGATTTTGAGTATTTAGCTAAGCTAAACTTAGGAAATACAAAGTATTAAGTTCGAAGTCCAAAATCCAAAATCAGTAATACTAGTTTGTAAAAGAGATAATATAGTATTAAGTAAAACGAATTACTAGAGCGATTGCTAACGTAATATCTTAGTACTTTATACTTATTACTTAATACTAAAAAACGCGAAGCGTTAAAGCCAAAAGCCAAAAGCCAAAAGCCAAAAGCCAAAAGCCAAAAGCCAAAAGCCAAAAGCCAAAAGCCAAAAGCCAAAAGCCAAAAGCCAAAAGCCAAAAGCCAAAAGCCAAAAGCCAAAAGCCAAAAGCCAAAAGCCAAAAGCCAAAAGCCAAAAGCCAAAAGCCAAAAGCCATTTTGAGATTGAGTTTGATTTTTGAACTTGAACTTGAACTTATTTTTTCCAACAACCAACAACTAATCCCTAACCCCTAGCTCCTAATTACTCGAGAAACCATTATCTCCGCGCCGAGTACTGTTAACTGCTTGCTTTTGACTAATTTTGCCGTTCTAATACAGAGCAACTGAAAATAGTAGCACAAATAAAGGAACCTGTCTATCAGGAAATGGAGCTGTTTGAATCTAAGTTCAGAGATTCAATGACCTCTAAGGTTGCGCTACTCAATAGAATCACCCATTACATCGTAAATCGCAAGGGCAAGCAAATGCGCCCTATGTTCGTATTTTTAACAGCCAAATTGTTGAATGGCGGAGAAGTGAACGAGCGTACCTATCGTGGTGCATCGGTTATAGAATTGATACATACGGCAACATTGGTTCATGATGATGTTGTTGATGAAAGCAATAAACGCAGGGGATTCTTCTCTATAAATGCCCTTTGGAAAAATAAGATTGCCGTTTTGGTAGGCGATTATTTACTGTCTAAAGGTCTGTTGCTTTCTATTGATAACGAAGATTTCGATTTGCTTAAAATTATCTCTGTTGCTGTTCGCGAAATGAGTGAGGGCGAATTATTACAGATAGAAAAAGCTAGGCGTTTAGATATTACCGAAGATGTCTATTACGATATTATCAGACAAAAAACGGCAACGTTGATAGCAGCATGCTGTTCGCTGGGTGCTTGTTCGGTAAAGCCCGAAAGCGAAGATGTAGAAACTTTCAGAAAATTCGGAGAGCTCTGCGGTATGGCATTTCAGATTAAAGATGACCTTTTCGATTATGGAACCAAACAAATAGGAAAGCCAACCGGTATCGATATTAAAGAGCAAAAAATGACGTTGCCTTTAATATATGCACTGAACAATTGTACCAAAAAAGAGAAAAATTGGGTCATCAATTCCATCAAAAACCATAACCAGGATAAAAAACGTGTGAAAGAAGTTATCGCTTTTGTAAAAGAAAAAGGCGGATTGGATTATGCGGTAACTAAAATGCTAGAGTATAGAGATGAGGCTTTAGAACTGCTAAGTTCGTATCCTGATTCTGAGTATAAAAGTGCATTAGAGTTGATGGTGAATTACGTGGTGGATCGTAAAAAGTAAATCCGTCAAAAATTTATTCTTCTTTTTATTGTTTTTAAACAACTGTATTTCAGCTACTTAAAAATTAATTTTATTTTTTGTTTATCTTCAGGCAACTATAATTACTTCTTCTGCGTCTATGCTAATAGAAGACCAAACCAATATTTTGAAAATTATACCTTTTTATAAAAACGAGAAGCAGCTCATTAAAAAAGCAACATCGGGTAACCGCGATGCGCAAGAGCGTTTGTATAAAAAACATGCTCCAAAAATGTTGAGTGTCTGCCGTCAGTATATAAAGGATATTCATTTTGCGGAAGATGTAATGGTGCAAGGTTTTCTGAAAATGTTCAATAAGTTAGATACGTTCAAGTTCGAAGGAAGTTTCGAAGGATGGTTACGGCGGATAATGATTCGAGAAAGCATCTCTTATTTAAGAAAGCAGCAGTTTGTGGTGTATGACGATGAGGTGTATGAAAAGAATCAATCTGAAGAAATATCGCAAAGTACCGATTTAGATACCGAGCATATTCAACAATTGATAGATGCTTTGCCACAAGGTTATAAAATGGTTTTCGTGTTGTATACCGTAGAAGGGTATAAGCATAAAGAAATCGCAGAAATGCTGTCGATCACAGAGAGCACTTCAAAAACACAGTTATTAAAAGCCCGAAAATTGCTTCAAGACCAATTAAGGCAACAAAATATTATAGGGTATGGAAACCGATAAATTTGAAAAACATATAAAAGCCAAGTTTCAAGAGCGGGAGATTAATCCGTCAGAAAATGCTTGGTCCAAAATCTCATCAGAATTAAATACTGATACTGCAAAAAAGAAACCTGTGTATTTATGGTTGGGTGTTGCTGCCAGCATTGTAGTGTTGCTGGGTGTCGCATTATTTTATTTTAATGAAACAAATGAGTTGAACGAATCACCAATAGAGTTGGTAGATATCGATAATGAAAATAAGGTTGAAGAGGTAGTCACTAAAGACCCAACTCAGCTGAAAGAAGAACAAGTGGTTATTGTAGAAACAAATACAAAGACAGAAAGTAGGACTATTAAAAAGGAAGAGTACAAAATACCAGAAGTACAAGAGAGCAAAACTTTAAATGATGCTATTGAAGTAGCGGTTGTAGCGCATGTATCTACAGACCAATCTACTTCTAAATTAGAAGTGTCAGACGAAATAATCAATTCAAAAGTAGCAGATATAGTTGCTCAAATAGATGTTTTAGAGCAGTATAGTACGGTTACCGATGCAGAAGTAGATTCGTTGTTGAAACGAGCACAAGACGAAATTTTACGAGATAAAATATTTAATACAGATAAATCTGTCGATGCAATGGCTTTGTTGACAGAGGTTGAAGAAGAACTTGATCAATCTTTCCGAGACCAAATTTTTAATTCTTTAAAAGCCGGATTCATAAAAGTGCGAACTGCAGTGGCAGACCGCAATAATTAATCAAACACAAATCGTATTATCCTTCATCGCTATAAATGTTATAGGGACAGGGGACGGAGTTTTATTCATCAAAAAATCAAAATCGAAATGAGAACAATTACAATGTATTTAATAGTGGCGCTGACCCTATTTATGGTTCAAAATTCAGTAGGGCAAGAAGACTACCAAAAAACAGTAGATATTTTAAAAGAGCAAAAGCTAAGTGTAACTAGACAAGAAAAAGAAGCTTTGAAATTTGAAATAGCAGCCATTTCTAAAAAGTTAGCTAATGCTGAAATCACACAAGAAGAAGCTGATAATTTAAAAATGGAAGCAGCTGAAAAGCGAGCTCTAAATATTGAAGATAGAATAGCTATAATTAATAATAAAATAGCCTTGTTAGAGCGTAATAATGGCGAGGTAAAAGAATTGGACACCTTGAATTATAAATTTGCTTTTCAAATCGGTTTTGGCGATGATGACGGTGACGATGCAAAGCTTTTCGGAATTCGACTAAACGAAAATCCGAATAGAAGAGAACCAATTTATGACAGAAGAACATATTCAGATTTGGTTCTTGCAGTAGGTCTTAATAATGCTATCGTAGACGGTCAATCTTTAAATGATTCACCATATAAAATAGGAGGTAGTAGGTTTTTTGAAATGGGATGGCAGTGGCGTACACGTGTATTTAAAAACACGAATTTCTTAAGATTTAATTACGGATTCTCTTTTCAGTTTAACGGATTAAAACCGAAGGATAATCAGTATTTAGTGTCGCTGGAAAACGGACAGTCAGAACTTCAAGAATTCGATTATGAGCTAGATAAGTCGAAATTTAGAATGGATAATTTGGTTTTTCCTATGCATTTCGAGTTTGGACCATCAAAGCAGAGTACAAGCGAAAAAAAGATGAGATACTCTTTAAAGAATCAATTTAGAGTAGGAGTTGGTGGTTATGGCGGATTTAATATAGGTACACGTCAAAAATTAAAATACAGTCTTGATGGTGATAATGTAAAAGACAAACTGAAGCGTAGTTATAATACCAATGATTTAATTTATGGTTTAAGTGCCTATGCAGGTGTTGACGGATTTCTGTTATATATGAAATATGATTTGAATCCTATATTTAAAGATGCAGCTGTAGAGCAGCACAACATTTCTTTAGGTCTTCGTTTCGACCTATAAAAAGAAATTCATCAATCAAATTAGCTGTGGTACCGTGTGTAAAAACCGGTTACTACAGCTAATTATTTGTATTAGATAGTTCTCGATTCATCTCTTCGGTAAACTCATTCTCATAATAACCACGTTTACAATGACTGCACTCTGCCGTAGTCGTGCTAGATATTTTAAAAAGCTTGATCCAAAATATATGAAAATAGTTCTTTTGGGTGATAGCAGTTAATGTCCCGCGTTGCTGGCAATACGGACATGTACAGTTAAAAAGTTTTTTAGTTTCGGGCTTTCCTGGTCTAGTGCCAAAGAATAGAATCATTATTGCTATTTTTGATGTTCTAATTTACACAAAATTATTTCCCTCTTTTGGAGGGACTAAGGGAGGAATATGATTTCAAAAATTACCATAGATAAAGTATATGAATCTGCTCGACTAGAAGAGGTTATTGGTGATTTTGTACAGTTAAAAAAATCTGGATCCAATTTTAAAGGACTTAGCCCTTTTTCTGATGAAAGATCACCAAGTTTTATGGTATCACCTGTAAAGCAGATCTGGAAAGATTTCAGTAGTGGAAAAGGAGGTAATGTAGTCGCATTTTTAATGGAGCACGAGCATTTTACCTATCCTGAGGCTATAAAATACTTAGCAAAGAAATATAATGTTGAAGTAGAGGAGACTGAGCAATCTAACGAACAAAAAGAACAAGCTAGCGAACGTGAGAGTATGTACCTGGTGTCTGAATTCGCCCAAACGCATTTTAAGGAAATGTTGTGGCAATCAGAGTTGGGTAAGGCAATAGGACTTAGCTATTTTAAGGAACGTGGTTTTACAGATGAAACCATTAAGAAATTTGAGTTAGGATATTGCCTAGATAATTGGGACGGATTTACAACTGCAGCTTTAGATAAAGGGTATAAACTAGAATATCTTGCTAAAACAGGGTTGACCATAGTTAAGGAAGATCCTAATAATCCGAATGGATCACGAAAATTCGATCGATTCAAGGGTAGGGTGATGTTTCCTATCCATTCTTTAAGTGGTCGTGTACTTGGTTTCGGTGGGCGTATTTTAACGAACGATAAAAAGGCAGCCAAGTATCTGAATTCTCCCGAAAGTGACATCTACCATAAGAGTAAGGTGTTGTACGGTATTTACCATGCTAAGCAATCTATCGCTAAAGAAGACAATTGCTATTTGGTAGAAGGGTATACCGATGTAATTCAATTTGTACAACGCGGTATTGATAACGTGGTATCTTCTAGTGGTACAGCATTGACGCCCGAGCAAATTAGGCTCATCAATAGATTGACCAAAAATATTACGGTATTATTTGATGGTGATGCGGCAGGTTTACGAGCATCGCTACGTGGTATCGATCTTATTTTGGAACAAGGTATGAATGTGCGCGTTTGTACATTTCCAGAAGGTGAGGATCCAGACAGTTTTGCAAAGAACAATGAGTTGGAAGATGTCATGACCTACCTTAATGACAACTCTAAAGATTTTATTCAATTCAAGGCATCGCTTCTGGTAAAAGAGGCAGATAACGATCCAATAAAGAGAGCAGATACGGTAAGGGATATTGTGAACAGTATTGCCAAGATTCCCGATCGCATACAGCAAGAGATCTATATTCAAGAGTGTGCGCAGATCATGAATATATCTGAAGCAGTTTTGTATAATACACTTGCTCAAATAGGTAAGAAAGAAGAGAAGAATGTACAGGCACCACAAAAAGAGGAGCAGAAAGCTTTTGATGTTGTTCGTAATACAGATCAGGAAAAAGAAGAAAAAGTTGATGTACAGTATTTGCTAGAGCGAAAAATTATTGAATCGCTTATGCTATATGGTAATCTCAAAGAACAGTTTGAAGATCTGGTGTTGAAAGAAAATGATGCCGGAGATTTAGTGTTGGAGCCAGAATTATCTGAAATTAAAGTATACGAGAAAATCTATTTGGATCTGCAAGAAGATGAAATAGAATTGGCCAATGAAGATTTTCGTAAAATGTATGCTAGACTGATCGAAGCCTTAAATGAAAAAGAAGAATTTTCGATCACCAATTTTGTGAATGGTTTAGAGCAAGAAATGGCAAACCAGATTTCTTCTATTTTAATGGAAGAGGAACGGTATACCTTAGATGACTGGGAACGTAAAGAAATTTTTCCAAAGAGTAAAGAAATAGGTGTTGCGCAGTTGGTAAGTGAGACGATACTAACGTTGCGTTGTTTTTTGATTAAAAAGAGAATGAATACTTTGCAAAATACAACACAAGATTCTACTACAGATCATAGAGAAGTTCTTGAAGAGATTATGAATTACATTCAGTTGAATAAATTGCTGAATAAGAAATTAAATAGGGTATTGTCTTGATTCTCAGAAAGTATCATAAATAAAAAAGACCTGCTAAAAGCAGGTCTTTTTTTATTTTATTCAGTTGTAAGAATTTAGTACAATTCTAAGGCTTTTGCCTGTTGTAATAAATCTACCATGTTGTCTACATTTAATTTTTTCATTAAACGAGCTTTGTAGGTACTTACTGTTTTTTCATTTAGGTTCAAGCCTAATGCAACTTCTTTGTTACGTTTACCACTAGCTAAAAGTTTTAATACTTCTATTTCTCTAGTAGATAGTTTTCTAAAGAACCTTCTTGGTTTTTTAGTTCCTTCATCGAAAGCAAGACGTTGTGCAAGTTCGTTTGTAATGAACATACTACCTTCACTTACTTTAGTTACTGCTGCAGTAATGTATTCTACACCAGATGATTTCGATAAATATCCGAATGCACCAGCTCTAATGGCACTTAAGGCGTAAACATCTTCAGATTGACCGCTGTACATAAGGACTTTTACGTCCGCGTAATCTTTTTTAATTCTGCGTAATGCCGCTATTCCATTTACATCAGGAATATCCATTTCTAGCATGACTACATCGGGGGTTGTGTCTTTAAGTTTTTCAAAAAGTTCTTCGGTATTAGCTACCTCATCGATCAGTTCAAATCCCTCAGCGGATTCTAGAACCTTCCTAACTCCCATTCTTATGATAGGGTGGTTATCCGCTATTAAAACTTTGATCATTAATTGTTTTTTTATATAGATTTTGGAACCTTTTTGTCTGAAAAGACTACATGCAATGTAAGGCTTAAAATTCTAAATTAGAAGTCAAAGTTGCATTATTTTATTAGTAACGTATAATTTCAGACTTTATTTTCGATTTAATACCTTGATTCTTAGATGAGTTGTTATTTTAACTGTTTTGGGATCTCACAAACGGGTATTGGTAGCATTTTATGTTGGTTCATTGTATTGAGTCTTATGAATATAGTAAAGACCTCTTTCTTTCTACCTTCAAAGTCATCAACTGTTTTACCCTCGTCTTTCATATTCATCGCCCATTCTAGCTCAGGGTAAGAAGCACCGATCTGATCTTCATCTGTTCTATCATCGCCCCACAATCCATCTGTTGGTGCAGCACCGATTATCTCTTCATTTATACCTAAAACCTTGGCAATGGCATAAACTTCGGTTTTCATTAAATCTGCTATCGGACTCAAATCTACGCCGCCATCTCCGTATTTGGTGTAAAATCCTACTCCGAAATCTTCGACCTTATTACCAGTTCCGGCTACAAGGTAGCTTTCAAGTGCTGCAAAGTAATAAAGACTAGTCATACGTAAACGAGCTCGCGTATTTGCCAAAGACATAAATCTGTCCTCTTCATTATCAACAGCGGGTAAGGCAGCTACGAAACTATCGAACACCGGTGTAAGGTTTACCGGTTGTCTTTTTACATTCTTAAAATTCTCTTGTAACCACTCAATATGGCGAGATGCTCGGTCACTTTGATTCTCGGCTTGGTGAATCGGCATTTCTAAGCAAAGAAGGTCTAAACCAGTCTTAGCACATAGGGTTGAAGTGACTGCAGAATCTATTCCGCCAGATATACCAATGACAAAACCTTTCTGTTTTGCATTTGTGGCATAATCCTTTAACCAATTAACAATGTGCTCAATTACCTTTTCCGTTTGCATACCGCTCTTATTATTTAGTAAAATCAATTAACTTTGCCATAAAAATAAGTTGAACACTGTGAATAATAAAATGTATTGTAAAATACTTGCCAAGGTCAAACCTATTTTTATACTATTATCAGTTTTTTTCATTCTTTCTAGCTGTAATGATAGTGATAAGGTAGCCGAAGAGATAGCCGCTATACCGATGCACCTGAAAATTTCGCGATTTGATCGTGAGTTTGCCGCTTCTGGCGAAAAGGGATTACCGGCATTGCGTAAAACGTATCCGTACTTATTTCCGGCACCAGATAGTGTTTGGATCGCCAAGATGGAAGATTCCCTTCAAATAGAATTGTTTCAAGAGGTGGGTAATGCCTTCCGTAGTTTTGAAGATGAAGAAGAAGGGCTGGTGCAATTGTTTAAACACATTAAATATTATTTCCCAGAATACAAGGTGCCAAAAGTACTTACGGTAACCAATGATGTAGATTATAATAATAGAATTATTTTAACCGATAGTCTGTTATTTATCAGTCTTGATAATTACTTGGGTTCTGAGCATAAGTATTATGGCGGGTTTCAGCGGTACATCGCACAGTCTTTAAATCGCAATTTTTTAGTAAGTGATGTGGCTAGTGCATTTGCAAAGCAAGTAGTACCAAGACCTAGAGACCGTACATATCTTGCTCGAATGGTTTACTTCGGTAAAGAATTATACCTGAAGGATGAATTGATGCCAGAGGCTACCGACGGTAAAAAAAATAGGATACTCTGAAGCAGAAATAGAATGGGCAATTGCGAACGAAGAACCTATGTGGAGAAATTTTATAGAGAACGAATATTTATACAGTACCGACAATAAATTAAACCAGCGATTTCTAGATCCTGCTCCGTTTTCAAAATTCGGATTAGAATTAGACAACGAATCGCCAGGTAAGTTGGGTCGTTACGTAGGTTGGCAAATTGTGCGTGCCTTTATGAAAAATAATGACGTAAGCATAAAGCAATTAATGACGATGCCTGCGGAAGAAATATTTAAGAAATCAAATTACAAACCGAGAAATTAGATGGCAGATTTACATACTTCAGAAATTACACTGCGCGTAGGATTAGATGAAAATAGAATTCCGGAAAAATTAAACTGGTCTGCACAAGACGGTGGTATTGAAAATGAGGAAATCAAGGCTATGTTATTATCTGTTTGGGATAGTAAAAACCAAGAGTCTTTGAAAATTGACTTGTGGACAAAAGATATGCCCGTTGATGAAATGAAAACATTTTTTCACCAGACATTGGTTTCTTTGACCGATACTTTTCAAAAGGCGACACAAGACGATAAAATGACGGCTACCATGAAAGATTTCTGTGATTACTTCGCAGAAAACCTAAATCTTAAAGAAAAAGACTAAGCTGTTTTTAGTTTCTTTTTTCCTTTCGTTTTTTTAATCCAGTAGATAATATAGGCAGTCCCAAAAACGGACGGAGTCATCCATGCCCAAAGTGTATCTTGGTGCATACCTGCAACTATAAATGCGGTAACCGAGGCTATAAGTGCACCTAACATTCTACTAAGGTGATTTATGAGCCAAAGCTTCCTGTTTTCTAATGTGTTCTTAAATAGTTTATAATCTCCATAAGGTAGAAATAGACCTATTATTCCGAAGAACAGAAAAAGAATACTGTGAGAATAGCCGTTTAGGAGTCCGGTGACACCAAAGCCAATCATCAATAGAGCCGATAAAGCCATAATGCCGGAAACCAATTTATCGGTCAAATTTGCTTTTGTTTTTTTGACAGATTTAAATGTGAGTGCTCTATTACCCGCTAACACCATATAAATAGTAAAAATACCGATCAAGAATAAAAAGGTATTGATGTGGTTAGGCATTCTCGCAATCACTAAAGAAATCGCAGAACTAATAATCATAGACCACGAAAACCATTTGCCCAATCGCTTATGGTTTAGCCTTCCCTTTTTAACAACAATACTCGCAATGCCAGTAATTAGCCCCACACCGCCAAAAAAAGCATGTATGTAAATGAAGATTTCAATGATATTTTCCATGGTTGGTTGGTTTTATGTTACTCAAAGATGGAATAATCATTGTTTGGAAAATAAGTTAAGTTACTCAATTGTAAGTTTTGGGTGCTGAGTTGTGTTTGGAGGGAAGTGCGAGGTTTAAGGTACAAGGTACAAAGTCGCAAGTAAAGAGTATACGTTATTGCGAGGAGCTTTTTTGCGCCGTGGCAATCTATGGTCTTGATATTATCAATGTCAGTTCGAGTGGTTTTATGATGTAGCATAGCGGAGTCATAAAATTGTATCGAGAACAGGTTTGGAACACACGAAGGTTCTCGATACAAATTTTCTCATACTTCGAAAATTCACTCGAACTGACATTACGTTTTGCTATGGTAAAGAGTATTAAGTACAAAGTCTTAAGTAAAAAGTATACGTTATTGCGAGGAGCTTTTTAGCGACGTGGCAATCTGTCGAACCAAAGTAACTATGTGAGTTCTTTGTACCATTGTCAGTCTGAGCGCAGTCGAAGACCCTTGCGTGTTCCATTCCCTTCGACTGCGCTCAGGGTGACATTTTGCTTTACGGTAGTACTAAGTATTAAGTAAAAAGAATAGGTATTGCGAGGAGTTTTCTGCGACGTGACAATCTGGTCGCTAGAAGAACAAAACTACTCTAACAGAAATTTCATTTTTCATTTTTCATTTTTCAACTTTTGCTAATTGCTAATTGCTAATTGCTAATTGCTAATTGCTAATTGCTAATTGCTAATT harbors:
- a CDS encoding polyprenyl synthetase family protein; this encodes MKIVAQIKEPVYQEMELFESKFRDSMTSKVALLNRITHYIVNRKGKQMRPMFVFLTAKLLNGGEVNERTYRGASVIELIHTATLVHDDVVDESNKRRGFFSINALWKNKIAVLVGDYLLSKGLLLSIDNEDFDLLKIISVAVREMSEGELLQIEKARRLDITEDVYYDIIRQKTATLIAACCSLGACSVKPESEDVETFRKFGELCGMAFQIKDDLFDYGTKQIGKPTGIDIKEQKMTLPLIYALNNCTKKEKNWVINSIKNHNQDKKRVKEVIAFVKEKGGLDYAVTKMLEYRDEALELLSSYPDSEYKSALELMVNYVVDRKK
- a CDS encoding RNA polymerase sigma factor, giving the protein MKIIPFYKNEKQLIKKATSGNRDAQERLYKKHAPKMLSVCRQYIKDIHFAEDVMVQGFLKMFNKLDTFKFEGSFEGWLRRIMIRESISYLRKQQFVVYDDEVYEKNQSEEISQSTDLDTEHIQQLIDALPQGYKMVFVLYTVEGYKHKEIAEMLSITESTSKTQLLKARKLLQDQLRQQNIIGYGNR
- a CDS encoding zinc-ribbon domain-containing protein — translated: MILFFGTRPGKPETKKLFNCTCPYCQQRGTLTAITQKNYFHIFWIKLFKISSTTTAECSHCKRGYYENEFTEEMNRELSNTNN
- the dnaG gene encoding DNA primase; the protein is MISKITIDKVYESARLEEVIGDFVQLKKSGSNFKGLSPFSDERSPSFMVSPVKQIWKDFSSGKGGNVVAFLMEHEHFTYPEAIKYLAKKYNVEVEETEQSNEQKEQASERESMYLVSEFAQTHFKEMLWQSELGKAIGLSYFKERGFTDETIKKFELGYCLDNWDGFTTAALDKGYKLEYLAKTGLTIVKEDPNNPNGSRKFDRFKGRVMFPIHSLSGRVLGFGGRILTNDKKAAKYLNSPESDIYHKSKVLYGIYHAKQSIAKEDNCYLVEGYTDVIQFVQRGIDNVVSSSGTALTPEQIRLINRLTKNITVLFDGDAAGLRASLRGIDLILEQGMNVRVCTFPEGEDPDSFAKNNELEDVMTYLNDNSKDFIQFKASLLVKEADNDPIKRADTVRDIVNSIAKIPDRIQQEIYIQECAQIMNISEAVLYNTLAQIGKKEEKNVQAPQKEEQKAFDVVRNTDQEKEEKVDVQYLLERKIIESLMLYGNLKEQFEDLVLKENDAGDLVLEPELSEIKVYEKIYLDLQEDEIELANEDFRKMYARLIEALNEKEEFSITNFVNGLEQEMANQISSILMEEERYTLDDWERKEIFPKSKEIGVAQLVSETILTLRCFLIKKRMNTLQNTTQDSTTDHREVLEEIMNYIQLNKLLNKKLNRVLS
- a CDS encoding response regulator transcription factor, producing the protein MIKVLIADNHPIIRMGVRKVLESAEGFELIDEVANTEELFEKLKDTTPDVVMLEMDIPDVNGIAALRRIKKDYADVKVLMYSGQSEDVYALSAIRAGAFGYLSKSSGVEYITAAVTKVSEGSMFITNELAQRLAFDEGTKKPRRFFRKLSTREIEVLKLLASGKRNKEVALGLNLNEKTVSTYKARLMKKLNVDNMVDLLQQAKALELY
- the nadE gene encoding NAD(+) synthase, with the protein product MQTEKVIEHIVNWLKDYATNAKQKGFVIGISGGIDSAVTSTLCAKTGLDLLCLEMPIHQAENQSDRASRHIEWLQENFKNVKRQPVNLTPVFDSFVAALPAVDNEEDRFMSLANTRARLRMTSLYYFAALESYLVAGTGNKVEDFGVGFYTKYGDGGVDLSPIADLMKTEVYAIAKVLGINEEIIGAAPTDGLWGDDRTDEDQIGASYPELEWAMNMKDEGKTVDDFEGRKKEVFTIFIRLNTMNQHKMLPIPVCEIPKQLK
- a CDS encoding DUF2268 domain-containing putative Zn-dependent protease (predicted Zn-dependent protease with a strongly conserved HExxH motif); translated protein: MWRNFIENEYLYSTDNKLNQRFLDPAPFSKFGLELDNESPGKLGRYVGWQIVRAFMKNNDVSIKQLMTMPAEEIFKKSNYKPRN
- the gldC gene encoding gliding motility protein GldC; its protein translation is MADLHTSEITLRVGLDENRIPEKLNWSAQDGGIENEEIKAMLLSVWDSKNQESLKIDLWTKDMPVDEMKTFFHQTLVSLTDTFQKATQDDKMTATMKDFCDYFAENLNLKEKD